A DNA window from Flavisolibacter ginsenosidimutans contains the following coding sequences:
- a CDS encoding LytR/AlgR family response regulator transcription factor, whose protein sequence is MSNIKCIVVEDEPLAVKVLVDYISQVPFLELQATFKDALLATDYLREHNTDLIFLDIHLPKLKGMAFLKTLAHPPAVIITTAYHQYAVEGFNLNVTDYLLKPFGFERFLVAVNKVKTSQRVLHEPKENAEQKDYLFLNVQKKKVKILFADIVYVESQREYIRIVTTSKVFVSKMSTNEMEELLPSHLFKRIHRSFIVSVSKIESYTAEAVDVNGVSIPVGRGYRDVIENL, encoded by the coding sequence ATGTCTAACATCAAATGCATTGTTGTAGAAGATGAGCCGTTGGCCGTAAAAGTTTTGGTGGATTATATTTCGCAAGTGCCGTTCTTAGAACTTCAGGCAACGTTTAAAGATGCCTTGCTGGCCACCGATTACCTGCGGGAACACAACACGGATTTGATTTTTTTAGATATTCATTTGCCCAAGCTGAAAGGCATGGCTTTTTTAAAAACATTAGCGCATCCACCCGCCGTTATCATCACCACAGCTTACCATCAATACGCGGTGGAAGGATTTAACTTGAACGTAACCGACTACTTGCTGAAGCCATTCGGGTTTGAACGTTTTTTAGTAGCTGTCAACAAAGTAAAAACATCACAAAGAGTGCTGCACGAACCAAAGGAAAATGCGGAGCAAAAAGATTACCTCTTTTTAAACGTGCAAAAAAAGAAGGTGAAGATTTTGTTTGCCGACATTGTTTACGTCGAAAGCCAAAGGGAATACATCAGAATTGTAACCACAAGCAAAGTGTTTGTTTCCAAAATGAGCACAAACGAGATGGAAGAATTGCTGCCGTCGCATCTCTTCAAACGCATTCATCGTTCGTTCATCGTCTCGGTCAGCAAGATTGAATCTTATACTGCCGAAGCGGTTGACGTAAACGGCGTGTCCATTCCCGTTGGCAGAGGTTA